Genomic segment of Pochonia chlamydosporia 170 chromosome 1, whole genome shotgun sequence:
CCCCAAAGTGTCAACATCCATATACTAACGCAAGTCTGTTATAGCTCCAAGCGACATTCTCGGCTGTCTAACCGCTCCTCGCTGACACAAAATCCAGTACGCCTTTTCTTTCAACATCACATtcctgaagagcaagagTAAACCTCAGCATCACAGCCAACTCTCATTCCACCAACCCAGTTGTAAAACAATGCCGCAAGCACATTGCTGGTACGCCCAAATGTCACACTTTGCAACCCTTCAGACAGAATACGGCATTGCAAACCGAGTTTTGTAGCAATTTTCCTGACCGAAAGCGTGTCCGTGGTATTTGCACGTGTCTGCCGGGACAtcaccatcgtcatcatcagacTCGGACCGCGCAGCCTTCCATCTCAAGAGCGCCTTGGCAAGGTCGAGAAGAAATTCCCTGGGATACAAGTCTGCGTCATCACAGACATCATCCTCCAGCGCTTCAGCATCTGCATAACGAACGTAGATGTCAGCCAACAAGCAACGAATTTCAGAAGTCTTCGACGTATGCTCATATATGTAAGATATTACACTCCCAGAAGGATACCAAAGTTCCTCTCCCGGTGCCGGTTTGTATGCCTTCATGAATATTGCGTCGATGACGGCATCTTTGAATGCAGTATCCTGTACGATGACTCCGAGGGCGTACGCCTTGGCCAGTCGTAGGTACTCAATTTCGTGTGCAGTGGGATCGGAGACGTCTGCCTGTGTTGCGCTATATGCGTACCCGTCTCCTTTGTCCTCGCTCGTCGTTTCTTCGATCAGGCCCGCGGTGTGGCGTACGGGAAGCGTCCTCCGGTACAACCAGTACACATAAATCTGAAAGATTTCAGGGTGTGCCTCTTTCAGTTCTACACTCTGTGATTTCCATGCCTTCTGGCGGCTGAACAGCAGCTGCTTGAAGTATTCGGATTCAGAGTATAGCAATCTCTTATGAACACCAAATTCTGTTGCAGGACCTATTCCAACTACAACAGTGATGATCTCGGTTCCTAGTCTGCGGGAGATGGGCATGGTTAGTCGGGCATGTTTTCCCTCAGGCACGATTAGATGTACGCACTCGGAAGCTTCTGAAGCAAAGGTTCTCAAGTCCGGATTATTCATTGAGAAGATGAAAGAGTGTTTATCTGCCTGCTTCAAGTGAAGGGTCTGCTTTAGTACTATCCTGAGATTAGTTTGAGGTGGcagaaagaaagagagtGAGAGAGAAagtatgtgtgtgtgtgtgtgtgtgtgtgtgtgtgtgtgtgtgtgtgtgtgtgtgtgttttgTGTGCGACAGAGTGTGAGCAGGAGGGAGATCTTGTGCGGGTGTGAGGTGAAGAACGAGGGAGCCCAAGAAAATAGACAATCCTAGCATTTCATAGCAATCTCACAACTATCTGAGTTAAAGAGAGCGAAGAAAAACGTACACCTGACTGTCATCTATGTAAGTGTTTCCCACTTTCAACCACGACAAGCTAAATCTGGCACACAAGACGCCATCCTCGACTGCAAAACATCAAAGTGCAAGCACCAGAGTAGAGGACACGGGTGTTGCAGAAAGTTGACCTAGTTGCAGGAGTAAGTGCAAGTGGCACGAGATAGAGAAATACATCCAACCATACTCAATCCCCTTCCTATATGGCGATATATTTGAATACATGGCGCGAAACAATAACACATTACTGGATAGATGTGGTCTATGAGAGTATTTTAccagaggcagaggcaaaATGGCTAGTTAAAGTGTAGAGTGAAATCTGCATACAGTGCCTTGGATAAACTGGACACAACATTTCTTCACTATAGAGTAGTTCCTCGTATCTAGTCTAGCGAGATATGAAGCCTTAGACTCCCCAGCTAGAAAGCATCTctccaagctcctcctcgactcttgccctcgccgcctcaTTTTCCTCCTTCGACTTTCTCTTTAGCATAACCTCACTCCACAACTCAAAGGGAGAAACCCTATCCGTAAACTTTCTCAGACTCTCCAACACGTCTATGCCCCTGAAATCAGAGGGAGTCATTCCGCCGTGCCGCTTCACAGCTTCATGCCAGCACTTTGCCAGCTCCCACGCCTCTTTgtcctcatctccatcagcagACTCGGTAAACCTGCCTGTAAGAATGGCCTTGCGCAATGTTTGGGATCGTTCAGCCATCCCACCATGCACGTCATGAAAGGACATGAAGAATTCATGAGCAGGGTGAGTCACCGATGACCAGTCAAAGTCCAGTAGCGCTGTTATGCGCTTCGTCTGGGGACAATAGAGCATGTTGTTCATGGCTGTAATACGAAATTAGCACGCTATTGGTTGTCAAGGATGTGACCGTACTTACTGAAGTCGTTGTGAATGATGCCCAGGAGAGACGTATCAACTCCGCTATCCCGaatgacaccagacagcttttCATTCTTAAACTTCTCAATCCTCTCACGGAGATGACCCTTCCAACCATTGATAAACGCACTCTCATCCGCTTCTTTCACAGTGGCGGCAATCTTGGCCCTCCAAAAATCCACATACTCACCAGACGGCTCACCCGCCTGCATCGTACACTCCCCAGAAACAATATCCCCATCCTTGATCGTCAGACCTCCATGGAGTTTCACGCCGTCTGGAAGCTTTGCCTTCTGCAACGCTGCGAAAACGCACGCAACCTCACCCACAATCCTCTGTTTCTTGACAGTGTCCATCTCCTTGAACACTTGGTCCAATGCCTGGCCTTCCATAAACTCCATGACCGTCCACCCAAAGCCGTCCTCAACACACGCTTTCTCAAGCTCAGCGCCCTTCCATGCATAAACACGAGGCACAATACTCGCGTACTTCCCACACTCGACCGCACTCAGAGCCTGTCTCGCAACCACCGTCGCAGCCACTTCATTCTCCACGCGATTCGTATTATTCATCCCCATAGCAATCGAATTACTCAACCGCACAATGACGGTAGATACCCCTTCCGAAGGAGGCGATACAGTACACGCGTAGTGTCCTGCTCTCGTGAAATGCTCCGCAGTAGCGGGCGAAGAGAGTGCGACCTTGTAGATGAAGTTGTTATACGGAAAGGGGCAATGCTCGATGTACTCTACTGGAGTGATCGATTTGCCCTATTGAGACCAAAATAATCAGCCTGGCTGTTCTGCGGAGCACTTGCCTTCGCAGAAGGGAACGTTTGACATGTCGAAGCTCCGCCCTTGTGTATTACGATTTATTGTTTCTGCACCATGTGGGCATGGAGTCGTGAGAGTTAGCTGAACAAACCTGTAGACCAAACGAGCGAACGATATCCTGGACAAGGGACATGCGTCGGTCAAAGCTTTCCTGGTTGACATTCATGATGAAGGTTGTGTGCAGTGAATTGGCTACGTTTGGTGTTTCGATTGCTCTCAAAGTACGATGATGATTGTGCTGAAGTTGCATTTGGTTTTTTGAATTCAAAAATGGCAATGACAACTCATGGGCTTGAAATACCTGCATCTAGTCACATGATGGGATATTAGGCAACAGCGCTACCAACTCAGTCTCAACCAGGAATGGAATCCTCTGTCTGGCTAGTCTTGATCGTCATCCGCCGCACCTATTCTACCCCAGATGTCAGCTTTTGCTCAATATTTCAATCCCTCTAAGAAAAGCATGTCATGGAATACACGGCTAATTGCATGCTAAAAACGATGGAGGTTAAGGTTTTCTTTGTCTGTACTTGAACGCAACATTTTCTTGACTTGCCCAGAGTGATCTAGCCGCTCTGCGGCATTAAGTATTAAAGACAACAATATTGTACAGCCATTTGGGATCATCTGGCATCAACCAGGCGCTGTTATACATAACTCTTACATTCCGTCTATTCCTTCATAGTCAGCCCCAATATGCCTCCCAACATACCTCTTACCCTTCTTGGATTCTCCCTCGCACAAGTAAACACAACAGCCGTGCTCAGCGCAAACGCCAGAGTTTCTCTCCATTGTACCTTCATGCTGTACTGTCTGGGTAGTAGCGTAGCCATCGCCCGAGGTGCGACGAAAAGGGCCATGTCTTTCCTTCGGTTTGCTGTCTCAATCAACACGCTCCATCCACAAAGGAAACAGCCAACGCCTACGCAATAGCCACCATCTATATTCTGTCGACAACCTACATCCTTTCCCAGCAAATGGGGTCCAATGCGGGTTCGACCTAAGCAAACGCCGTAGTAGAACAAGGTAATGTAAGTGCCCAGGAAGGCGGACGAGCGGGCAGCTGAGAAGAGGGCAGTCCTGAGAGAGTTGCGATTCGGTTTACGCAGCTGAAGAGCTAAAGCGAGAGGCAAGTATGTATACATGGACCATTTCCACGACAGCCAGAATCTTCGCCAGGCGTGATATTCGCACGAGGGGCCTCGTCCCATATGCACTATATCACACGGAAATGGAACGGTTTTGCATGGATCGCCCCATTCATACGGGAGGCCATAGTCGTTGCACATGGCTCCGAGGAGGGGAGCCTGACCTGTTTCTTTCTGGTAGCTCAACTCACGGGTTCGGCAACGACGCAGAGCTTCAATGAGGCGAATATCTACATGAGCTGCAGATGTGATCCACTTGTTGTAAGCTCGCGGAAGGTTATCTGGAGCGTAGAACCAGGCCCACATGATGAAGGCGCAAGATGCTACGAATGAGACTGGGTCAGTCATTTGGGAGATGAAACTCTCGACCTGTGTTTCATTGCAAGTCAGCCAAAACTAACTCAAAATTCGACAGTTTAGATCTGCATCAAGCCGGCCGGTGAACCACAGCGGTTGTACTGGCAGCAAGGCTTCagatgcagcttgttgcGTAGAGATTGGGGGAGCAAAGTGGCGGGTTGAGACTCGGACGAAGCTCGTACCTTGGTCCATTTCTGTGCAGTTTGACGCCGAGCCTTATGCCGCGCCCACACTTCACCAACAATGACATCGATAGCCTGGGTTGCTGCAAACAATGTCAGGTCCACCGTTCTACCGGCAAGCTTCTTGCCGGTCTCGGGATCGATATATCGAATTGTACCAGAGCCGGCACGTCTTCGCAATGTAGGCTTTTTAGCCTGTAGGAGCTTCAGACTTAACCAAGCAGCAATGAATGTAGCAAGGAATCTAGTAAGTCTGTGACGAGGGTCCAAAAAAAGGCGGACGGTTGAGGTTAGCTTGGGTTCAGGACGGACGTTGATGGTTTGACCGGTGATCCGATCCCACATACCTCAGCTTGGCGACATGGCCCAGGTTTGTGGTGGCGCCAGCTATGATCTTGTTCAAGGGGCCCTTGAATTTCAACAACAGTTAGCAGCGGCGTGGCTTAGCGAACAGGCAaaacaatgttgaagctaAAAATAAAACCCATGGTTCGCGGACGGAGCAAATTGTGAGGACGGAGCAAATTGTGATTTTCAAGAGGCAATGGTTTGAGGGTCAACTGGGTAGGAAGAGTCCTATTCCCGGGGAATGGAACAAGCTATGTTTGGGGTGGCTTGTAGTGCGGCATGGAGGGACGGAATACCGGGTTGAGGCTAAAAAGGGTAATTGGGGTAAATGTGTGGGGTGAAAACGTGGATgtaaaaagaaaaggaaataGTGTGCCGGCTCCATCCTTGAAAGTGGTGGTGTGTGAAATGTCAAAGGAGAAAAGAATGTGGGAATGACGATTGATAGAGTTGCAAAGCGAGAATGATTTGTGATCGTGTAGGCCATGACCAACCTGTAAGAGAGTTGAACCGCCGACTAACGCGGCACAAAACGTGGGAAACCGGTAGGGATCCAAGCCAGTCTTAAGAACATGTTTTGCAGATTCCAAGAAAGTGTTCTCATCTCTTTCTGGCAGTGCGTAATTGGGGGCCTTGCGTCTCCTGTTAGACAAGTGCTGCAAGACGAGCGTCAATAGTCGTGGCAGAACTGCAGATGCATAGCCCAGCAGGTATGCACGAACTAGTGGCCGCAAGACTGGCGGAATCGACTGTAGCTGCAGAAATGTAGACTTGTTGGATGATCCAGGCCTCGTACTGATTCTGGTCATGGTTGATGTGAGAATAGTTTGGGCAGGCTGTCTGCCTTTGGGGCCAGCCCCTCGAAGTTCCATGTTGGGAAATACTCGCGAATGGGTAATGGATGGATATCGAGATGGGGAAATGGGCGGTGGCGGACAGATGGGGCAGCCAGTTTGACAATCCGGGGTTGGAACCAGCTGATGGCAAACAACCGAAAAACGAATAAGAGGAAATTGCCAATTTGCAACCAAGGACGATGATAGTCGGTGAAAGCCGGGTTGATCTGTGCCAgttgatggttttgatgGTGTGCAGCGTCGATGATAGTGTGCCTAACCCCAACCCGTCTTCTGCACGTCGTACTCTTTCGGCCTGTATGGAGAAGCTTGCCATGCACTCGAGCGGTTTGGTGCAAATAAACCGAGGGCCTAAC
This window contains:
- a CDS encoding phosphotransferase enzyme family domain-containing protein; this translates as MELRGAGPKGRQPAQTILTSTMTRISTRPGSSNKSTFLQLQSIPPVLRPLVRAYLLGYASAVLPRLLTLVLQHLSNRRRKAPNYALPERDENTFLESAKHVLKTGLDPYRFPTFCAALVGGSTLLQGPLNKIIAGATTNLGHVAKLRLTRFLATFIAAWLSLKLLQAKKPTLRRRAGSGTIRYIDPETGKKLAGRTVDLTLFAATQAIDVIVGEVWARHKARRQTAQKWTKVESFISQMTDPVSFVASCAFIMWAWFYAPDNLPRAYNKWITSAAHVDIRLIEALRRCRTRELSYQKETGQAPLLGAMCNDYGLPYEWGDPCKTVPFPCDIVHMGRGPSCEYHAWRRFWLSWKWSMYTYLPLALALQLRKPNRNSLRTALFSAARSSAFLGTYITLFYYGVCLGRTRIGPHLLGKDGKSITPVEYIEHCPFPYNNFIYKVALSSPATAEHFTRAGHYACTVSPPSEGVSTVIVRLSNSIAMGMNNTNRVENEVAATVVARQALSAVECGKYASIVPRVYAWKGAELEKACVEDGFGWTVMEFMEGQALDQVFKEMDTVKKQRIVGEVACVFAALQKAKLPDGVKLHGGLTIKDGDIVSGECTMQAGEPSGEYVDFWRAKIAATVKEADESAFINGWKGHLRERIEKFKNEKLSGVIRDSGVDTSLLGIIHNDFTMNNMLYCPQTKRITALLDFDWSSVTHPAHEFFMSFHDVHGGMAERSQTLRKAILTGRFTESADGDEDKEAWELAKCWHEAVKRHGGMTPSDFRGIDVLESLRKFTDRVSPFELWSEVMLKRKSKEENEAARARVEEELGEMLSSWGV
- a CDS encoding BTB/POZ domain-containing protein, with product MPISRRLGTEIITVVVGIGPATEFGVHKRLLYSESEYFKQLLFSRQKAWKSQSVELKEAHPEIFQIYVYWLYRRTLPVRHTAGLIEETTSEDKGDGYAYSATQADVSDPTAHEIEYLRLAKAYALGVIVQDTAFKDAVIDAIFMKAYKPAPGEELWYPSGSVISYIYEHTSKTSEIRCLLADIYVRYADAEALEDDVCDDADLYPREFLLDLAKALLRWKAARSESDDDDGDVPADTCKYHGHAFGQENCYKTRFAMPYSV